The Triticum aestivum cultivar Chinese Spring chromosome 7B, IWGSC CS RefSeq v2.1, whole genome shotgun sequence genome window below encodes:
- the LOC123158988 gene encoding uncharacterized protein — MPRHWWWCAARRSQRRRAAIAAGTATSAWSGWLQPFKILNGGVSALMAESTVSIGGYMASGYRRVAGVQLYINHLKPARLGDRIEAKVNPIRYLDPDTYLDKDQLLDAVHWIRQAVGLACGLL; from the exons ATGCCCAGGCACTGGTGGTGGTGCGCTGCGAGGAGGTCCCAGCGGCGTCGAGCTGCTATTGCTGCAGGCACAGCGACGTCGGCGTGGTCAGGATGGTTGCAGCCCTTCAAGATTCTCAATGGCGGCGTCTCAGCGCTGATGGCGGAGTCGACGGTGAGCATCGGCGGGTACATGGCGTCGGGGTACCGGAGGGTGGCTGGCGTGCAGCTCTACATCAACCACCTCAAGCCCGCCCGCCTCGGTGACCGCATCGAGGCCAAGGTGAACCCCATCCGGTACCTCGACCCTGACACGTACTTGGACAAG GACCAGCTGCTGGACGCGGTGCATTGGATCCGACAGGCGGTGGGGCTCGCCTGTGGCCTGCTCTAG